The following are from one region of the Leucobacter sp. Psy1 genome:
- a CDS encoding HhH-GPD-type base excision DNA repair protein: MTLHLTDDAAADELLTDNPLALLIGMLLDQQIAMEVAFIGPLKIQQRLGALDAQTIAAADPDQFIELFRETPAVHRFPGSMAGRVQTLCQTLVDDWGGNAENLWTEGDPDGKTVLKRLKSLPGFGDQKARIFLALLGKQCGFTGEGWREAAGAYGEQGSFRSVADIDSPESLIKVRETKRAAKAAAKAKQTG, translated from the coding sequence GTGACTCTCCATCTCACTGACGACGCCGCCGCCGACGAACTGCTCACCGACAACCCGCTCGCGCTCCTGATCGGCATGCTGCTCGACCAGCAGATCGCCATGGAGGTCGCGTTCATCGGGCCGCTGAAGATCCAGCAGCGCCTGGGTGCGCTGGACGCGCAGACGATCGCGGCAGCTGACCCCGATCAGTTCATCGAGCTCTTCCGCGAGACTCCGGCGGTGCACCGGTTCCCCGGTTCGATGGCCGGTCGCGTGCAGACGCTCTGCCAGACGCTCGTCGACGACTGGGGCGGCAACGCCGAGAACCTGTGGACCGAGGGCGACCCCGACGGCAAGACCGTCCTCAAGCGACTGAAGAGCCTGCCGGGCTTCGGGGATCAGAAGGCGAGGATCTTCCTCGCGCTTCTCGGCAAGCAGTGCGGCTTCACGGGAGAGGGCTGGCGAGAGGCGGCCGGCGCGTACGGAGAGCAGGGCTCGTTCCGCAGCGTTGCCGACATCGACTCCCCCGAGTCGCTCATCAAGGTGCGCGAGACGAAGAGAGCCGCCAAGGCCGCGGCGAAGGCGAAGCAGACGGGCTGA
- a CDS encoding type II toxin-antitoxin system VapB family antitoxin yields MALTSVDLDPNLSERARELTGERSNRAVLDLALRRLIAAKQKQTMVVGIAALAGLPDGIEAPVVSPAEAP; encoded by the coding sequence GTGGCACTCACCAGCGTCGATCTCGATCCCAATCTCAGCGAACGCGCGCGTGAGCTCACGGGGGAGCGGTCTAACCGCGCTGTCCTCGACCTCGCGCTCCGACGGCTCATCGCCGCGAAGCAGAAGCAGACGATGGTTGTTGGCATAGCCGCGCTCGCGGGGCTCCCCGACGGCATCGAGGCTCCCGTGGTCAGCCCGGCCGAAGCGCCGTGA
- a CDS encoding SulP family inorganic anion transporter — protein MPTSSPPGGLPGHAVPQPSVLAALRSPRILTREALAGLVVGLALIPEAIAFSVIAGVDPKVGLFSSFVMAVTIAFLGGRPAMITAATGAVALVVAPIAPTYGIDMLIATILLAGVFQILLGVLGVAKLMRFIPRSVMVGFVNALAILVFISQVPHLVGVPWLVYPLVTAGILVIVVVPKLTTAVPAPLVSVIVITVITVVFALHVPTVGDQGELPHSLPAFFLPQVPLTWETFTIIAPYALGVALVGLMESLMTAKLVDEITDTHSSKTRESWAQGVANILSGLFGGMGGCAVIGQTMMNVKVSGARTRISTLLAGVFLLVLVVVLGDIVSTIPMAALVAVMIMVSIAAFDWHSVRPSTLRRLPKSETFVMLTTVAVVVITHNLAIGVVTGVVVASVLFARRVAHFVTVDRTVADGTARYTVSGELFFVSSNDLTTLFAYAEDPDRVVIDMSLAHIWDASSVAALDAITTKYASRGTTVELVGIDPRGGEMHRRLSGGLG, from the coding sequence GTGCCGACCTCCTCTCCCCCCGGCGGACTGCCCGGGCATGCAGTACCGCAGCCGTCAGTGCTGGCGGCTCTACGCTCCCCCCGAATCCTGACCCGCGAGGCACTGGCCGGGCTGGTTGTCGGGCTGGCGCTGATCCCCGAGGCGATCGCGTTCTCGGTCATCGCGGGCGTCGACCCGAAGGTCGGCCTCTTCTCCTCGTTCGTGATGGCGGTCACCATCGCCTTCCTCGGCGGCCGCCCGGCCATGATCACGGCAGCGACCGGGGCCGTCGCGCTCGTCGTCGCCCCGATCGCGCCCACGTACGGGATCGACATGCTGATCGCGACGATCCTGCTCGCCGGCGTCTTCCAGATTCTGCTCGGGGTGCTCGGCGTGGCCAAGCTCATGCGGTTCATTCCGCGCAGCGTCATGGTGGGGTTCGTGAACGCCCTCGCGATCCTCGTCTTCATCTCGCAGGTGCCCCACCTCGTCGGAGTCCCCTGGCTGGTGTACCCGCTCGTCACCGCCGGGATCCTGGTCATCGTGGTCGTACCGAAGCTCACGACCGCTGTTCCGGCGCCTCTCGTCTCGGTCATCGTCATCACCGTCATCACGGTCGTGTTCGCGCTGCACGTGCCCACCGTCGGCGATCAGGGAGAGCTCCCGCACAGCCTGCCCGCATTCTTCCTCCCCCAGGTGCCGCTGACCTGGGAGACCTTCACGATCATCGCGCCGTACGCCCTCGGCGTCGCGCTCGTCGGACTCATGGAGTCGCTGATGACCGCCAAACTCGTCGACGAGATCACCGACACCCACTCGAGCAAGACGCGGGAATCATGGGCGCAGGGCGTCGCGAATATCCTTTCCGGCCTCTTCGGCGGCATGGGCGGGTGCGCGGTGATCGGGCAGACCATGATGAACGTGAAAGTCTCCGGCGCGCGCACGCGTATCTCGACGCTACTCGCGGGGGTCTTCCTGCTCGTGCTCGTCGTCGTACTCGGCGACATCGTGAGCACGATCCCGATGGCGGCCCTCGTCGCGGTGATGATCATGGTGTCCATCGCGGCATTCGACTGGCATAGCGTCCGGCCGTCGACGCTGCGCCGCCTGCCGAAGAGCGAGACCTTCGTCATGCTCACCACCGTCGCCGTCGTCGTCATCACCCACAATCTCGCGATCGGCGTCGTCACGGGAGTGGTCGTCGCGTCGGTGCTGTTCGCGCGGCGCGTCGCCCACTTCGTCACGGTCGACCGCACCGTCGCCGATGGCACCGCCCGCTACACCGTCTCCGGCGAGCTCTTCTTCGTCTCGAGCAACGACCTCACAACGCTGTTCGCGTACGCGGAAGATCCGGATCGCGTCGTGATCGACATGAGCCTGGCCCACATCTGGGATGCCTCGTCCGTCGCCGCCCTCGACGCGATCACCACGAAGTACGCGAGCCGCGGGACCACCGTCGAACTCGTCGGCATCGATCCCCGTGGCGGCGAGATGCACCGACGCCTGAGCGGCGGTTTGGGGTAG
- a CDS encoding gamma-glutamyl-gamma-aminobutyrate hydrolase family protein: MQNELTLAVVHMRDTKRGDQHFQAQLDRWNESIVGAAESLGWAPYLVPAARVGAQRVVDDALEADLIVIAGGEDVDPRLYAGTDDYEAASAHEPRADRTQIAIVHGAIRRATPVLGICRGMQVMNVALGGDLVPHLPHVDRHRAAQAGEHRSIVWEPEYLAPTEFGERSLVEDVDATEPVHCTHHQGLGQVAKALRVAARAPDGTVEAVVGVEAPLTGVQWHPEHAGAPEGQLSRLLSRLAHQREVLLTV, translated from the coding sequence GTGCAGAACGAGTTGACACTCGCAGTGGTTCACATGCGCGACACGAAGCGCGGTGACCAGCACTTCCAAGCCCAGCTCGACCGCTGGAACGAGAGTATCGTCGGCGCCGCCGAGTCTCTGGGGTGGGCTCCGTACCTCGTGCCAGCGGCTCGGGTCGGCGCTCAGCGCGTCGTCGATGACGCACTCGAAGCGGATCTCATTGTGATCGCCGGCGGAGAGGACGTCGATCCGAGGCTCTACGCCGGCACCGACGACTACGAAGCGGCGAGCGCGCACGAACCGCGCGCGGACCGCACGCAGATCGCGATCGTACACGGCGCGATCCGGCGGGCCACCCCGGTGCTCGGGATCTGCCGGGGCATGCAGGTGATGAACGTGGCGCTCGGGGGTGACCTCGTCCCGCACCTGCCCCACGTCGACCGTCACCGAGCGGCTCAGGCCGGCGAGCACCGGTCGATCGTCTGGGAACCCGAATATCTCGCCCCCACCGAGTTCGGGGAACGCTCACTGGTCGAGGACGTCGATGCGACCGAGCCGGTCCACTGCACCCACCATCAGGGGCTCGGCCAGGTGGCGAAAGCGCTCAGGGTGGCGGCGCGCGCCCCTGACGGCACGGTCGAAGCGGTCGTCGGCGTCGAGGCTCCCCTGACCGGGGTGCAGTGGCACCCTGAGCACGCCGGAGCCCCGGAAGGACAGCTCTCCCGCCTGCTGAGCCGCCTGGCGCACCAGCGAGAGGTCCTGCTGACCGTCTGA
- a CDS encoding DUF4097 domain-containing protein: protein MNSFSSTSRTVALITSIVGGVALVGFIGTSAATQAFAFAAGGSGGDDTQTAQIGGVTSIDVDSNASAFTLEFGDVDEATLDIVGQSRARWNLEARGDTLVVESNQRFWDFCIGWCAAGGERVTLTLPESMSDGTLDTDLSVGAGSVTAGGDFRSLDLRVGAGSLTFDGAAAVLTAEIDAGRADITVDGARDATFDVSAGRTDAVLTGTAPRSVDLDVSAGRLALELPDDVYAVHSEVSAGSLDNRLQTSGTAQRVISADVSAGSATLTPGRQ from the coding sequence ATGAACTCCTTCTCATCCACCTCGCGCACAGTCGCGCTCATCACGTCCATCGTCGGTGGCGTGGCGCTCGTCGGCTTCATCGGCACGTCTGCCGCGACGCAGGCTTTCGCTTTCGCAGCCGGCGGTTCGGGCGGCGACGACACGCAAACCGCTCAGATCGGAGGGGTCACCTCGATCGACGTCGATTCGAATGCCTCGGCATTCACGCTCGAGTTCGGCGACGTCGACGAGGCCACACTCGACATCGTGGGGCAGTCCCGGGCGCGCTGGAACCTCGAGGCGAGGGGTGACACCCTCGTCGTGGAGAGCAATCAGCGGTTCTGGGACTTCTGCATCGGCTGGTGCGCGGCAGGCGGCGAGCGCGTCACGCTCACGCTGCCCGAGTCGATGAGCGACGGCACCCTCGACACCGATCTCTCTGTGGGCGCTGGGTCAGTCACGGCCGGAGGCGACTTCCGCTCGCTCGACCTGCGCGTCGGCGCGGGCTCGCTCACGTTCGACGGCGCGGCCGCCGTACTCACCGCCGAGATCGACGCGGGGCGAGCCGACATCACGGTCGACGGAGCGCGCGATGCGACCTTTGACGTTTCCGCTGGACGCACCGATGCGGTGCTCACCGGCACCGCCCCCCGTTCCGTTGACCTGGACGTGAGCGCCGGCCGCCTCGCGCTCGAGCTTCCCGACGATGTGTACGCCGTGCACTCGGAGGTGAGCGCCGGTTCACTCGACAATCGGCTGCAGACGTCAGGCACTGCCCAGCGTGTGATCTCCGCTGACGTGTCTGCGGGGAGCGCGACGCTCACACCCGGACGACAGTAG
- a CDS encoding response regulator transcription factor, translating to MRILICEDSVLLREGLVRLLEHSGHEVVSALPDAGDLTSAVAETDPELCILDVRLPPTFTDEGIRAALELRRALPALPILVLSQYVEERYASELIGTTGGTRSGAIGYLLKDRVADVAEFVDAVERIRDGATVLDPEVVSQLLARRRQDDRLQRLSERERTVLAALAEGRSNQSIAALLHVSEATVEKHITSIFQKLELDVDESGNRRVLAALVHLEHSRPNPAQSGTQR from the coding sequence GTGCGCATCCTGATCTGCGAAGACTCCGTCCTCTTACGAGAGGGACTCGTGCGGTTGCTCGAGCACTCGGGCCACGAGGTCGTGTCGGCCCTCCCCGATGCCGGTGATCTCACGAGCGCCGTCGCGGAGACGGACCCCGAGCTCTGCATTCTCGATGTGCGCCTCCCGCCCACGTTCACCGACGAGGGCATTCGCGCCGCGCTGGAACTGCGGCGAGCGCTGCCTGCGCTGCCGATCCTCGTCCTCTCGCAGTACGTCGAGGAGCGGTACGCGAGCGAGTTGATCGGCACGACCGGCGGCACTCGCTCCGGCGCGATCGGCTACCTCCTCAAAGATCGGGTCGCCGACGTCGCCGAATTCGTCGACGCGGTCGAGCGGATCCGCGATGGCGCGACCGTGCTCGACCCCGAAGTCGTTTCGCAGCTCCTCGCGCGACGACGCCAGGATGACCGGTTGCAACGGCTCTCCGAGCGCGAGCGCACCGTGCTCGCGGCACTCGCCGAGGGGCGATCGAACCAGTCGATCGCGGCGCTGCTCCATGTATCCGAGGCGACCGTGGAGAAGCACATCACCTCGATATTCCAGAAGCTCGAGCTCGACGTCGACGAGTCAGGCAACCGCCGGGTGCTCGCTGCCCTCGTCCACCTCGAGCACTCACGTCCAAACCCCGCACAGTCAGGAACGCAGCGATGA
- a CDS encoding sensor histidine kinase: MTTSAPPLRIFATVLHLAVLGTVGVGVLSGFFSLLALGIGLLPLLGLGLVFLVGLVYALYGLAWFEIARVNGLYRIDAPPPTLHCSPQETFGKWFKSLGTQLKDGRMWWASASLALSIILGALLMGAMQTLVDSVVLLLVPGGSVNWLTLLLPAEADGSTSVLLGLGGIVVSLGLIAGLVLLHRVIATAIIGSQAREKRLEAQVQQSSEQRAGAVRAADVERTRIERDLHDGVQPRLVSVGMTLGLAQQQIDQDPQAAKQLIAEAHTSTKAAITELRQLARGIHASVLDDRGLDAALSALAGRSHIPVALDVRLTGRCDRDAESAVYFVVAESLTNAAKHSRASECRVTVRLRDSELSGANENRQHLWARIEDNGIGGAQVQPGGGLDGLTNRVLAAGGTIRIDSPQGGPTAVEVSVPCAS, encoded by the coding sequence ATGACGACTTCCGCTCCCCCGCTCCGCATATTTGCGACGGTGCTCCACCTGGCCGTGCTCGGCACCGTCGGGGTCGGCGTGCTCAGCGGGTTCTTCTCGCTCCTCGCGCTCGGCATCGGACTCCTCCCGCTACTGGGACTCGGTCTCGTGTTCCTTGTCGGTCTCGTTTACGCACTGTACGGGCTCGCGTGGTTCGAGATCGCCCGGGTCAACGGCCTCTACCGCATCGACGCTCCCCCGCCGACGCTTCACTGCTCCCCGCAGGAGACCTTCGGCAAGTGGTTCAAGTCGCTCGGCACGCAGCTGAAGGACGGACGCATGTGGTGGGCGTCAGCGAGCCTGGCGCTCTCGATCATTCTCGGTGCTCTGCTGATGGGCGCCATGCAGACGCTCGTCGACTCGGTCGTCCTGCTCCTCGTTCCCGGTGGATCGGTGAACTGGCTGACGCTCCTGCTTCCCGCTGAAGCGGACGGGTCGACCTCCGTCCTCCTCGGACTCGGCGGGATCGTGGTCTCTCTCGGCCTCATCGCGGGGCTCGTCCTCCTCCACCGGGTCATCGCGACCGCGATCATCGGATCGCAGGCCCGCGAGAAGCGACTCGAAGCGCAAGTGCAGCAATCCTCGGAGCAGCGCGCCGGCGCAGTGCGCGCCGCAGACGTGGAGCGCACGAGGATCGAGCGCGACCTCCACGACGGCGTCCAGCCGCGCCTGGTCTCGGTGGGCATGACGCTCGGACTCGCCCAGCAGCAGATCGATCAGGATCCGCAGGCGGCCAAGCAGCTCATCGCCGAAGCGCACACCTCCACGAAGGCCGCCATCACCGAACTCCGGCAGCTCGCCCGCGGGATCCACGCCTCGGTGCTCGACGATCGCGGGCTCGACGCCGCACTCTCCGCGCTCGCCGGGCGCTCGCACATTCCCGTCGCGCTCGACGTGCGCCTGACCGGTCGGTGCGACCGGGATGCCGAGTCCGCCGTGTACTTCGTCGTCGCCGAGTCCCTCACCAACGCCGCGAAGCACTCGCGCGCCAGCGAGTGCCGTGTGACGGTGCGGCTGCGCGACTCGGAACTCTCCGGGGCTAACGAGAACCGTCAGCACCTGTGGGCGCGCATCGAGGACAACGGCATCGGCGGGGCGCAGGTTCAGCCGGGAGGCGGACTCGACGGCCTCACGAATCGCGTGCTCGCCGCCGGCGGCACGATCCGGATCGACAGCCCGCAGGGCGGGCCGACAGCTGTGGAGGTGAGCGTCCCGTGCGCATCCTGA
- a CDS encoding glutathione S-transferase family protein: protein MTEKTTETDSYSTKGAYVTGGQEFTRDTNYIEDRIVADPDAVRALPQPPKSEIGVLGYGLSEGAQAWPVEAGRYRLIAAPACPWANRTVIVRRLLGLEDAISLGRPGPTHDARSWTFDLDEDGRDPVLGTERLQENYFARFPDYPRGITVPALVDVPTGGVVTNNYPQITLDFSTEWREFHREGAPNLLPEGELDEMWPIIKRVFTEVNNGVYRCGFAGSQEAYDAAYARLWEAMDWLEDRLSTRRFLLGGTITEADVRLFTTLARFDPVYHGHFKTNRNKLDEMEHLWGYARDLFQTPGFGDTIDFVQIKQHYYITHEDINPTGIVPAGPDLSNWLEPHGRERLGGAPFGDGTPPEPIRDAERVPAGHTPLTSTA, encoded by the coding sequence TTGACCGAGAAGACGACCGAGACCGACAGCTACTCAACGAAGGGCGCATACGTCACCGGCGGCCAGGAGTTCACCCGCGACACGAACTACATCGAGGATCGGATCGTGGCCGACCCCGATGCCGTCCGCGCGCTCCCCCAACCGCCGAAGTCGGAAATCGGGGTGCTCGGGTACGGGCTCAGCGAGGGCGCCCAGGCGTGGCCGGTCGAAGCCGGGCGCTACCGGCTCATCGCGGCACCGGCCTGCCCGTGGGCGAACCGCACCGTCATCGTGCGTCGGCTTCTCGGACTTGAAGATGCGATCTCTCTGGGACGGCCGGGGCCGACGCACGACGCGCGATCCTGGACCTTCGACCTCGATGAGGACGGCCGCGATCCCGTGCTGGGCACCGAGCGCCTGCAGGAGAACTACTTCGCACGGTTCCCCGACTATCCGCGGGGGATCACGGTGCCCGCGCTCGTCGACGTGCCGACCGGCGGTGTGGTGACCAATAACTACCCGCAGATCACCCTCGATTTCTCGACGGAGTGGCGCGAGTTCCACCGCGAGGGTGCCCCGAATCTGCTCCCCGAGGGTGAGCTCGACGAGATGTGGCCCATCATCAAGCGGGTCTTCACCGAGGTCAACAACGGCGTCTACCGCTGCGGCTTCGCCGGCAGCCAGGAGGCCTACGACGCGGCGTACGCGCGGCTCTGGGAGGCGATGGACTGGCTCGAGGATCGCCTGTCCACCCGCCGCTTCCTGCTCGGCGGCACGATCACCGAGGCCGACGTGCGGCTGTTCACGACGCTCGCCCGCTTCGACCCCGTCTACCACGGCCATTTCAAGACGAACCGCAACAAGCTCGACGAGATGGAGCACCTCTGGGGCTACGCCAGAGACCTGTTCCAGACCCCGGGCTTCGGCGACACGATCGACTTCGTGCAGATCAAGCAGCACTACTACATCACGCACGAGGACATCAATCCAACGGGGATCGTGCCTGCCGGGCCCGACCTGTCGAACTGGCTCGAGCCCCACGGACGCGAGCGGCTCGGAGGCGCCCCCTTCGGCGACGGCACTCCGCCCGAGCCGATCCGTGACGCGGAGCGCGTGCCGGCAGGGCACACGCCGCTCACTTCCACCGCCTGA
- the rraA gene encoding ribonuclease E activity regulator RraA, protein MTESIATADLYDERGEELQSVSLQLQDLGAVTAFSGPIRTVACFRDNALLKELLSTPGDGAVLVVDGGGSLESALVGDLIATLGVDNGWAGLIIHGAIRDRVVVGTLPIGVKALGSNPRKSGKTGEGEADVPVSFGGATFRPGAMVWCDEDGILVEE, encoded by the coding sequence ATGACCGAATCGATCGCCACTGCCGACCTCTACGACGAGCGCGGCGAAGAGCTCCAATCCGTGTCGCTGCAGCTCCAGGATCTCGGTGCCGTCACCGCATTCTCCGGGCCGATCCGCACGGTCGCCTGCTTCCGCGATAATGCTCTGCTCAAGGAGCTCCTGAGCACCCCGGGCGACGGCGCCGTCCTGGTGGTCGACGGCGGCGGATCCCTGGAGTCCGCGCTCGTCGGCGACCTGATCGCCACTCTCGGCGTTGACAACGGCTGGGCAGGTCTCATCATCCACGGCGCTATCCGCGACCGCGTCGTCGTCGGCACCCTCCCCATCGGCGTCAAGGCACTCGGGTCGAATCCGCGGAAGTCGGGCAAGACCGGCGAGGGCGAGGCCGACGTGCCGGTCAGCTTCGGTGGCGCGACGTTCCGGCCGGGAGCGATGGTCTGGTGCGACGAGGATGGGATCCTCGTCGAGGAGTAA
- a CDS encoding pirin family protein, translating into MSDPDPHPTETLCAAGSSRPEGVELLEPRDVPLGGLRAMNVRRTLPQRARSLIGAWCFLDHYGPDDVAATGGMNVPAHPHTGLQTVSWLFSGEIEHRDSAGYHAFVRPGELNLMTAGAGISHSERSTPGTRLLHGAQLWVALPEATRNGPKGFEHYVPPVIASEHWTGQVFLGSLLGETSPVETHTPLVGAELRLDPGASVTVDVDGAFEHGILVDSGAVSVTAVAEGMGEHACPVSPHELAYLAPGAHAIRIAAGDDGARILLIGGTPFGEEIIMWWNLVGRSHEEVVQARAAWQAEIAAAGVGDPSTDGVGASPEKGAPDSNRFGLPDDEPDPPLPAPKLPVARLVPRRQPK; encoded by the coding sequence ATGAGCGATCCAGACCCGCACCCGACCGAGACGCTCTGCGCCGCCGGATCCTCCCGCCCGGAAGGCGTCGAGCTCCTCGAACCGCGCGACGTCCCGCTCGGCGGGCTCCGCGCCATGAATGTGCGCCGCACCCTCCCGCAGCGCGCTCGCTCGCTGATCGGGGCGTGGTGCTTCCTGGACCATTACGGTCCGGACGACGTCGCCGCCACGGGAGGGATGAACGTGCCGGCGCACCCGCATACGGGATTGCAGACGGTGAGCTGGCTGTTCTCCGGCGAAATCGAGCACCGCGACAGTGCCGGGTATCACGCGTTCGTTCGGCCAGGCGAACTGAACCTGATGACGGCGGGCGCCGGCATCAGCCACTCCGAGCGATCGACTCCGGGCACCCGCCTGCTGCACGGGGCGCAGCTCTGGGTCGCCCTGCCCGAGGCCACTCGCAACGGGCCGAAAGGTTTCGAGCACTACGTCCCACCCGTCATTGCGAGCGAGCACTGGACGGGTCAGGTGTTCCTCGGGTCACTGCTCGGCGAGACTTCGCCCGTCGAGACGCACACGCCGCTCGTCGGAGCGGAGCTGCGTCTCGACCCCGGCGCGTCGGTGACGGTCGATGTCGACGGCGCCTTCGAACATGGGATTCTGGTCGATTCCGGCGCCGTCTCGGTGACTGCGGTAGCCGAGGGAATGGGCGAGCACGCGTGCCCGGTCTCTCCGCACGAACTGGCGTATCTGGCACCTGGCGCGCATGCGATCCGCATCGCGGCGGGCGACGATGGCGCCAGGATCCTCCTCATCGGCGGCACACCCTTCGGCGAGGAGATCATCATGTGGTGGAACCTCGTCGGGCGTTCCCACGAAGAGGTCGTGCAGGCTCGCGCCGCTTGGCAGGCGGAAATCGCGGCTGCGGGCGTGGGCGATCCGAGCACCGACGGAGTCGGTGCTTCGCCAGAGAAGGGTGCACCGGATTCCAACCGATTCGGCCTCCCCGACGATGAGCCCGACCCACCCCTTCCGGCCCCGAAGCTACCGGTGGCGCGACTGGTACCCCGTCGTCAGCCAAAGTAA
- a CDS encoding phosphopantothenate--cysteine ligase family flavoprotein: MFIVLGVTGGIAAYKSVMLARAFVEAGHDVHVVPTEDALRFVGTPTWEAISRNPVTTSVHDDVPEVRHVALGQRADLVVVAPATANTLARMTAGLADDLLGTTLLATRAPVLVAPAMHTEMWEHPSTVHNIAVLRDRGVHVIGPESGRLTGTDSGPGRMTEPDGIAQAAFALLGDAPQHTAGTTDPGPATTPLPAADAGETRAILDLDGISMLVSAGGTREPIDPVRFIGNRSSGRQGVAIALAAADRGADVTLFAANIDESILAAADAHPGIVIVHVSSAADLEHEISVRADGADVIVMTAAVSDYRVDGTSDQKIRKEDHPDEAPTLHLVQNPDILKGLATDRWPGQTIIGFAAETAESTEELLERGRRKRARKGVDLLAVNEVGWSSGFEQEQNTLHLIDAHDDVLRTVTGTKRQAAEGLLDTILRVRAR; encoded by the coding sequence GTGTTCATCGTCCTGGGAGTCACCGGCGGCATTGCCGCGTACAAATCCGTGATGCTCGCCCGCGCTTTCGTCGAGGCCGGCCACGACGTCCACGTTGTACCCACGGAAGACGCGCTGCGTTTCGTCGGCACGCCCACCTGGGAGGCGATCAGCCGGAATCCAGTGACGACCTCCGTCCACGACGATGTCCCCGAAGTGCGACACGTCGCACTCGGCCAGCGTGCAGATCTCGTCGTCGTCGCCCCCGCGACCGCCAACACCCTCGCGCGGATGACGGCCGGCCTCGCCGACGACCTCCTCGGCACTACCCTCCTCGCGACCCGCGCACCCGTCCTCGTCGCCCCAGCAATGCACACCGAGATGTGGGAGCACCCATCCACCGTGCACAACATCGCCGTACTGCGAGACCGCGGCGTCCATGTGATCGGCCCCGAAAGCGGGCGACTGACGGGCACCGACAGCGGCCCGGGGAGAATGACGGAGCCTGACGGGATCGCCCAGGCCGCATTCGCCCTGCTCGGCGACGCACCGCAGCACACCGCGGGCACAACCGACCCGGGGCCCGCCACCACACCCCTCCCGGCGGCAGACGCCGGCGAGACCCGCGCCATCCTCGACCTCGACGGCATCTCGATGCTCGTCAGCGCTGGCGGCACGCGTGAGCCGATCGATCCGGTGCGGTTCATCGGCAATCGCTCCAGCGGACGGCAGGGCGTCGCCATCGCGCTCGCCGCGGCCGACCGCGGGGCCGACGTGACGCTGTTCGCTGCGAACATCGACGAGTCGATCCTTGCGGCGGCAGACGCTCACCCCGGCATCGTCATCGTGCACGTGAGTTCCGCCGCCGATCTCGAGCACGAGATCTCAGTACGTGCAGATGGGGCCGACGTCATCGTCATGACCGCTGCGGTCTCCGACTACCGCGTCGACGGAACCTCGGATCAGAAGATCCGCAAGGAGGACCACCCGGACGAGGCACCCACCCTCCACCTGGTGCAGAACCCCGATATCCTCAAAGGCCTCGCCACAGACCGGTGGCCCGGTCAGACGATCATCGGCTTCGCCGCGGAGACCGCAGAGTCGACGGAGGAGCTACTCGAGCGCGGTCGCCGCAAGCGCGCCCGTAAGGGTGTCGATCTGCTCGCGGTCAACGAGGTCGGCTGGAGCTCCGGCTTCGAGCAGGAGCAGAACACGCTGCACCTCATCGACGCGCACGACGATGTGCTGCGCACCGTCACCGGCACGAAGCGACAAGCCGCTGAAGGCCTGTTGGACACGATCCTCCGCGTCCGCGCACGCTGA